From the Dama dama isolate Ldn47 chromosome 24, ASM3311817v1, whole genome shotgun sequence genome, one window contains:
- the HHATL gene encoding protein-cysteine N-palmitoyltransferase HHAT-like protein — protein MGIKTALPTAELGLYSLVLSGALAYAGRGLLEASQDGAHRKAFRESVRPGWEYIGRKMDVADFEWVMWFTSFRNVIIFTLSGHVLFAKLCTMVAPQLRSWMYAVYGALAVVGIMGPWYLLLLLGHCVGLYVVSLFGQPWLCLGVGLASLASFKLDPLISWQSGFVTGTFDLQEVLFHGGSGFTVLRCTSFALESCAHPDRRYSLADLLKYNFYLPFFFFGPIMTFDRFHAQVSQVEPVRPEGELWRIRAQAGLSVVAILAVDVFFHFFYILTIPSDLKFVNRLPDSALAGLAYSNLVYDWVKAAVLFGIVNTVARLDHLDPPQPPKCITALYVFAETHFDRGINDWLCKYVYDHIGGQHSAVIPELGATIATFAITTLWLGPCDVVYLWSCLNCFGLNFELWVQKLAEMEPLAQIETSLSEQMSRRVRAVFGAMNFWAIVMYNLVSLNSPEFTELVVQRLLLSGFPRTTLAILFVTYCGVQLVKERERTLALEEEQKQDKEKLE, from the exons ATGGGCATCAAGACAGCGTTGCCCACGGCAGAGCTAGGCCTGTACTCCCTGGTGCTGAGTGGGGCTCTAGCCTATGCTGGCCGGGGCCTCCTTGAGGCTTCACAAG ATGGGGCCCACAGGAAGGCCTTCCGGGAGTCTGTGAGACCTGGCTGGGAGTACATTGGTCGGAAGATG GATGTGGCTGACTTCGAATGGGTCATGTGGTTCACCTCCTTCCGCAATGTCATCATCTTCACCCTCTCCGGACACGTGCTATTTGCTAAACTCTGCACAATGGTTGCCCCCCAG CTCCGCTCCTGGATGTACGCTGTGTATGGGGCCCTGGCTGTGGTGGGCATCATGGGCCCTtggtacctgctgctgctgcttggcCACTGTGTGGGCCTCTATGTTGTCTCACTCTTTGGCCAGCCCTGGCTCTGTCTTGGCGTcggcctggccagccttgcctctTTCAAGCTGGACCCCCTCATTTCCTGGCAG AGCGGGTTTGTAACAGGGACTTTTGATCTTCAAGAGGTGCTGTTTCACGGGGGCAGCGGTTTCACGGTGCTGCGTTGCACCAGTTTCGCGCTGGAGAGCTGTGCCCACCCTGACCGCCGCTACTCCCTAGCCGACCTGCTCAAGTACAATTTCTAcctgcctttcttcttcttcGGACCCATCATGACTTTTGATCGCTTCCACGCTCAG GTGAGCCAGGTGGAGCCCGTGCGGCCAGAGGGCGAGCTGTGGCGCATCCGGGCCCAAGCAGGACTCAGCGTGGTAGCCATCTTGGCCGTGGACGTCTTCTTCCACTTCTTCTACATCCTCACCATCCCCAGTGACCTCAAGTTCGTCAACCGTCTCCCGGACAGCGCCCTCG CTGGCCTAGCCTACTCAAACCTGGTGTACGACTGGGTGAAGGCGGCTGTCCTCTTCGGCATCGTCAACACCGTTGCGCGCCTCGACCATCTGGACCCGCCCCAGCCTCCCAAGTGCATCACAGCGCTCTATGTCTTCGCAGAGAC ACACTTTGACCGTGGCATCAATGACTGGCTTTGCAA GTACGTGTATGACCACATTGGTGGGCAGCACTCTGCAGTGATCCCAGAGCTGGGGGCCACCATAGCCACATTTGCCATCACCACTCTGTGGCTTGGACCTTGTGATGTTGTCTACCTGTGGTCATGCCTTAACTGCTTTGGGCTCAATTTTGAGCTCTGGGTACAGAAGCTGGCAGAGATGGAGCCCCTAGCGCAAATTGAG ACCTCTCTGTCAGAGCAGATGTCCCGCAGGGTCCGAGCCGTCTTTGGGGCCATGAACTTCTGGGCCATCGTCATGTACAACCTTGTAAGCCTGAACAGCCCGGAGTTCACAGAGCTGGTTGTCCAGCGCCTGCTGCTCTCAG ggttcccCCGGACCACGCTGGCCATCCTGTTTGTCACCTACTGTGGTGTCCAACTGGTGAAGGAGCGAGAGCGAACCCTGGCTctggaggaggagcagaagcaggacAAAGAGAAGCTGGAGTAG